One part of the Caproiciproducens sp. CPB-2 genome encodes these proteins:
- a CDS encoding galactose ABC transporter substrate-binding protein, translating to MKKIVALILATLMMASAAAGCANAPAESKAAESKAAESAAESKADASDVNVGVCIYKFDDTFMTGVRNNMTAQSDSLGAKLDIVDSQNKQPTQNEQVDTFITKGVTALAVNPVDRTAAAPLVEKAKAASLPIVFLNREPEADVMKSYDKVWYVGAKAEQSGTMSGELIADYFKANKDADKNGDGKVQYVMLQGEPGHQDATLRTQYSVQAIKDAGFEPVKLAADTAMWDKVKATDLMNTFISSQGLDKIEAVLANNDDMALGAIEALKAQGYNKGDKSKYIPVVGVDATAPALEAMADGSLLGTVLNDGENQGKATVNIAVAAAQGKEINKETAGYEVTDGKYVWIPYVKVTAENYKDFQK from the coding sequence ATGAAGAAAATTGTTGCATTGATTCTGGCCACATTGATGATGGCCTCAGCAGCAGCAGGCTGCGCAAATGCACCGGCGGAAAGCAAAGCGGCGGAGAGCAAAGCAGCGGAGAGCGCGGCGGAAAGCAAAGCGGATGCGTCCGATGTGAACGTCGGCGTCTGCATCTACAAATTCGACGATACTTTCATGACGGGCGTCCGCAATAACATGACTGCTCAGTCAGATTCGTTAGGTGCGAAGCTCGACATCGTGGATTCCCAGAACAAACAGCCGACCCAGAACGAGCAGGTCGATACCTTTATCACCAAGGGCGTTACGGCGCTCGCCGTCAACCCGGTTGACCGCACCGCGGCCGCCCCGCTGGTAGAAAAAGCAAAAGCGGCAAGCCTTCCGATCGTGTTCCTGAATCGTGAGCCGGAAGCGGACGTCATGAAGAGCTACGACAAGGTTTGGTACGTAGGCGCAAAGGCGGAGCAGTCCGGCACAATGTCCGGCGAACTGATCGCCGATTACTTCAAGGCGAATAAAGACGCCGACAAGAACGGCGACGGCAAAGTCCAGTATGTGATGCTGCAGGGCGAGCCGGGCCATCAGGACGCCACGCTGCGCACACAGTATTCCGTACAGGCGATTAAAGACGCGGGCTTCGAGCCGGTAAAACTGGCTGCCGATACCGCAATGTGGGATAAAGTAAAAGCGACCGATCTGATGAACACCTTCATTTCCTCCCAGGGCCTTGACAAGATCGAAGCCGTTCTCGCCAACAACGACGACATGGCTCTCGGCGCAATCGAAGCTCTGAAAGCACAGGGCTACAACAAGGGCGACAAATCCAAGTATATTCCGGTCGTCGGTGTTGACGCTACCGCTCCCGCACTGGAAGCAATGGCGGACGGCTCTCTGCTCGGCACCGTGCTGAACGACGGCGAGAACCAGGGCAAAGCGACCGTGAACATCGCAGTTGCAGCCGCTCAGGGCAAAGAGATCAACAAAGAAACAGCCGGCTACGAAGTAACGGACGGCAAATATGTATGGATTCCTTATGTTAAGGTAACGGCTGAGAACTACAAAGATTTCCAGAAATAA
- a CDS encoding sugar ABC transporter ATP-binding protein, which yields MGEYVLEMKNITKVFPGVKALDNVSLNVRPGSVHALMGENGAGKSTLMKCLFGIYQEDDGEIVLDGKRENITSSKQALDLGVSMIHQELHPIRFRPVMENIWLGRFPMRGIAVDRRAMIRKTRDLFKEIDLDVNPEVLAGSLSASNLQLVEIAKAVSYNSKIIIMDEPTSSLTDNETEHLFKIIRQLKAKGCAIIYISHKMEEILKIADEVTIMRDGQGVGTWPSSELTTDLIISRMVGRDMTNRFPPRTHTPGSEVVFKVSDLCSPLPKSFQHVSFELHRGEILGIGGLVGAQRTELVEALFGLRAIESGTVEKDGQGFKVKSVADAKKHGIALLTEERRATGVFGILSVLDNTVIASQKDYAKSGVLQQGRRQKAAKEANQQLNVKTPTLETLMQNLSGGNQQKVLIARWLLTHPDILILDEPTRGIDVGAKYEIYTIMLDLIRQGKSIIMISSEMPELLGMSDRVMVMCEGRVSGMLNRDEANQIEVMRLATKFVQ from the coding sequence ATGGGCGAATATGTGTTGGAGATGAAGAACATTACCAAAGTGTTTCCCGGCGTAAAGGCGCTGGACAACGTCAGTCTGAACGTGCGGCCGGGCAGCGTGCACGCGCTGATGGGCGAAAACGGTGCCGGGAAGTCCACCCTGATGAAATGCCTTTTCGGAATCTACCAGGAAGACGACGGAGAGATCGTTTTGGACGGGAAAAGGGAAAATATTACAAGCTCAAAGCAGGCGCTCGATCTGGGCGTATCCATGATTCACCAGGAGCTGCACCCCATTCGTTTCAGGCCGGTTATGGAAAACATCTGGCTGGGGCGTTTCCCGATGAGAGGAATTGCGGTCGACCGCAGGGCCATGATCCGCAAAACCAGGGATCTTTTTAAGGAGATTGACCTGGACGTCAATCCGGAGGTACTCGCCGGCAGCCTTTCCGCTTCCAACCTGCAGCTGGTTGAGATTGCGAAAGCTGTCAGCTACAATTCGAAGATAATTATCATGGATGAACCGACATCATCCTTGACGGATAATGAAACGGAACATCTTTTTAAAATTATACGTCAGCTGAAGGCCAAGGGCTGCGCCATCATCTACATATCGCATAAGATGGAGGAAATCCTGAAAATTGCGGACGAGGTCACCATCATGCGTGACGGACAGGGTGTCGGCACATGGCCCTCCAGCGAGCTGACCACCGACCTGATCATCAGCAGAATGGTCGGCCGGGATATGACAAACCGCTTCCCCCCCAGGACCCATACCCCGGGATCCGAGGTCGTATTCAAGGTCAGCGATCTGTGCTCCCCTCTTCCCAAATCGTTCCAGCATGTCAGCTTTGAGCTGCACAGGGGCGAAATCCTCGGAATCGGCGGTCTGGTCGGCGCGCAGCGCACCGAGCTGGTGGAGGCGCTGTTCGGGCTGAGAGCCATTGAATCCGGTACGGTGGAAAAGGACGGCCAGGGATTCAAAGTAAAATCCGTGGCGGACGCGAAAAAACACGGAATCGCACTTTTAACGGAGGAACGCCGCGCAACGGGCGTGTTTGGAATCCTTTCCGTTCTGGACAATACGGTCATCGCCAGCCAGAAGGATTACGCGAAAAGCGGCGTGCTCCAGCAGGGCCGGCGGCAGAAAGCGGCGAAGGAAGCCAACCAGCAGCTGAACGTCAAGACCCCCACGCTGGAAACCCTGATGCAGAACCTGTCGGGCGGCAATCAGCAAAAGGTTCTGATCGCGCGCTGGCTGCTCACGCATCCGGATATCCTGATTCTGGACGAACCGACCCGCGGGATCGACGTCGGCGCAAAATATGAAATCTATACGATTATGCTGGATTTGATCCGGCAGGGAAAATCAATCATCATGATTTCTTCCGAAATGCCCGAGCTGTTGGGCATGTCTGACAGGGTTATGGTCATGTGCGAAGGCAGGGTTTCAGGAATGCTGAACCGTGACGAAGCCAATCAGATCGAGGTTATGCGCCTGGCGACAAAATTCGTCCAGTAG